The following DNA comes from Enterocloster bolteae.
CTGCTGTTTAACGGCAAGCCGGTGGATGCCTATGATAAGAACGATCCGGACACGTATTTTGACGAGAATAAGCCGGTTTATCTGGATATCGGATTCGGTACATACGCGTCGGGAACCAACACGGCAAAGACAGGAATTAAGATTTCCACATCAGGCGTGGATGTGCTGGGATACGGAAAGGACGAGAACGGGCTTCCCAACAATCTCTACAGCCTCATAGGCAAGGTGGAGGAGCAGTTAAGGGGCGGCGATAAGGAGGGGGCAATGGATACCCTGTCGCAGCTTAAGAAGAAGCAGAGCAATATTTCCATTGCCACATCTGAGCTAGGAACAAGAGAAAAACTTCTGGACCGCACAGAGGACCGTCTGGAGACAGGACTTATTAATTTACAGAAGAGCCAGACAGACCTGGAGTCGGTTAAGATTGAGACGGAGGCTATTAACAACAAATCATGTGAGACAGCCTGGATGATTACCCTTCAGCTGGGATCCAGCATCATACCGCCGTCCATATTTGACTTTATGAAATAAGTTGAAAAGAGGTGTCTGAGGATGAACGTCCTAAAAATCACATCTACCCCCATTAAGCTGTCCATGACCTCCCAGCGCGCCAGGCTTGAGAGCAGGCTGCCGGACCCTGAGGTGGGAATCATCCGCAATCCGGGGAAGCTGAACATGAAATCAGATCATATCAAGGTGGATATTGATACGTCCCGTTCCAGGGACAGTCTGGGGTTCAAGACCGCCAGAGGGCTTATGAAGGATGCTGCCAGCGCAGGCCTTAAGGCTGCATCGGATGCCACTGCCCAGTATTCCAGGGTGGGCAACCAGATGATGCAGATTCAGGACGGGGTGACGGTATCCGGCATTATAAAGAATCAGATGATGGCCCAGACCAATGTGGTCACGGGGATTGCCTTTATTCCGTCAGTAGGTCCGGATATTTCCTGGGAGCCCGCTGATCTGTCCATTGACTTTGCGCCTGCCCAGCTTGCGTTTGATCCTCAGGTGCAGGAGCCGGCGGCCAGGTATGTGCCGGGCGAGCTCAGCGTAAATGTGGAACAGTATCCCAAAGTAGAAATAGAATATATGGGAGATCCCATATACGTACCGCCCAGCGCCAATCCGGCCGGAAATGAAGGGCCGCAGTAACAGGCGGTATGAATGACACCAGGGCCAGGGATGAGATAGGGGGATATGCTTGAAGATAGAGACGCGGGATTTTGGAATCCTTGAGATAGAAGAAAGAAATATTATAACATTTAAACAGCCCATATTCGGATTTGAAGAATATACGCAGTTTGTACTTGTAAATGATTCCAACATGGGAAATGGAATCTGCTGGCTGCAATCCATTGAGCAGAAGGACATATGCTTTATCATGCTGAATCCTCTGGAAGTAAAACGTGATTATGCTCCAGTTGTGATGCAGGATATATTAATCCTGCTGCAGGCGGTTCCTGAGGATGATTTGGACTGCTGGGTTCTCATGGTCATCGGAGAGACGTTCCGCAATTCTACAGTAAACCTGAAAAGCCCTATCATCATTAATCATAAGACGAATCTGGCTGTCCAGGTAATACTGGACCAGGATTATCCCATACGGCAGTCCATATTCAGCCAGGGAGAGAGGGACGGCCTATGCTGATTTTATCCAGGAAAAAAGGCGAATCAATTAAAATTGGCGATGATATTGAGATATTTGTGTCCGAGATTAAAGGCGACAAGGTGCGTCTGGGCATTTCAGCGCCCGGCGATATGAAGATATGCCGCACGGAGCTGTATCTTACCATGGAGAATAACAAGGAAGCATCGGATAAGGTGGATCTGCTTAAGGTGTTCCAGCTCTCCAGAAACCTGAAAGCTCTTGCCCAGGAGGATGAAAAGGAAGTTAGGGAGGAGAAAAATGGAAGTGCTTGAGCAGATGAGGATGCTGCTCAGGGAAAAGGCCATTCTGTTCGGACAGTATGAGCAGGAGACCCTGAGACTGGATACGGATGACCTGGACGCGGTGGACGATATCGTGGATGCAGTACAGGCACGGCAGGCCCTTATAGATAAGATAAACGGACTGGACCGGAGGATTGCCGCTATCGGGGAAGCATCGGCTTACGGCGCGCGCTGTTTTCATATTGGGAAAAATCAGTGCGATTATGCCGGCCTTACTGAGGCTGAGCAGGCAGTATTCCGGGTCGGGCAGGAGGTATTTGCCATCATGACCAGAATCCGGGAGCTGGAAGACGGAATACCGGGAAAGATGGCAGTGATTCAGGAACAGCTCCAGGAAAAGATAAAAAAGAATAATGTAAACGGTAAATTTACCGGATATCTGAAACAGATGGGACAGGGGAGCAAAGGGGTGCTCTATGATAAACGCAGATAGGGGGACAAACAATGTCATCAATCAATACAGTCAGCGGCAACGGCAATAAGAATTACGTATCAGGTCTTGCTTCCGGCATGGATACGGAGAGTATTGTCAAGAGTCTTCTGATGGGTACCCAGACCAAAATAGATAAGCAGTCAGGATTAAAGCAGCAGCTTGAATGGAAACAGGATATTTACAGGGACCTGATAACAAAAATCAATACCTTTAGTGATAAATATTTTTCTTATTATGGTTCGGGCGATACCAATCTCATGAGCCAGAGCCTGTTTAAGACAATGACCGGAATCAGCAGTTCCGGTGCCATTAAGATAAGCTCTGTCTCATCCAATGCGGTCAGCTCCATGAATATAAGCGAGATACAGCAGCTGGCAACAGCTTGTTCGGTAAAATCATCAGGCAACGTGACCGGTGAGCCAAAGGGACAGGAGGCGGATCTTAATGCATTGGCAGAGGGAGAAAACTCTTTTTCCATAACGCTGGATGGGGTCAACAGGACCATAACGTTTACAAAGGGTGCAACAGAACAGGATACCATTGATAATATTAACCAGGCATTATACCGTAATTTTGGTACATCGGTGGGTATGAGCCTAACGGACAGCACGGCTGAGGACGGCAGCAGCATTAAGGTCATGAAGCTGGTAAAGCTGAATGAAAATGGTAAGGAAACCAGTGAGGCGGTAGACTCTTCCAGAAGGGTTATCATAGAATCAGCGGGGGACAACCGGGATACAATTAAGCACATGGGATTTTCGGGCGGTTTTTCCAATAAACTGGACTATGGCACATCCTTGAAAAATATGAACTTTGCCACGCCTCTTGAGGGAAACAGATATGAGTTCCAGATAAACGGCGTGACCATAAAAGGACTGACCGGGGATTCCACGCTCAGTGATGTAATCAGTGCCATCAACAGCAGCGACGCAGGGGTAAGGGTATCCTATTCCTCGGCGGCTGATAAATTTATTATGGAATCATCCTCAACCGGAGAGATATCCAATATAACTATGTCCCAGACTTACGGGAATCTGCTGACCACCATGTTCGGCGTGGAGGCAACGGGTGTGCAGTCATCGCTGTTTTCCCAGAATATTACCAGTGATAATTCCGTGGATTTTAATACCATTGTAGAGAATCTTAATAGTGGAAGGGACCAGTCCCTTACATTCCAGGTAGATGGAGAAGATTACACGGTAAAGTTGGAAGGAAAAAACGGCGTAGGGAATTATAAGAACGCGCAGGCTGTTATTGACGCCATTAATTCCAATCTTTCCAGGGAGTTTGGCAGCGGGAAGGTGAACTTTTCACTGGAGGATGACCCTGACATTGCAGGAAATAGTTTCGTGGCAGTGAATTCTTCTGAGCATAGTATTCTGTTTACGACAGCTAATGTAAATGACGGCGGAGCAGATGCGTTTGGCTTTGCTGAAAACCAGACGAATGTACTCGGTAAAGACACCACATGGGATGCTGCAGGTATGGCTGGTAAAATAAAGGTCAATGGAACTGAAGTTTACATTACTGGCAATACAACATTGGAAAAGGTGGCTGTCAGGCTTCAGACGGCCATAACCAATGCCGTAGGCGGGAACCCTAAGGT
Coding sequences within:
- a CDS encoding FgL, flagellar protein — protein: MRITENMMTSTYNRNLQRNISDLASSNLKLSSKRQYNHVSEDPATASKAFAIRDQIARSEEHISVVKNARGELDTADSNIVTLNSILETVYEKATKAGGASSQDSMDAIAEELGGLKEEILQTMNAKYGDKFLFSGSSNSEAPFTVDGDGNLLFNGKPVDAYDKNDPDTYFDENKPVYLDIGFGTYASGTNTAKTGIKISTSGVDVLGYGKDENGLPNNLYSLIGKVEEQLRGGDKEGAMDTLSQLKKKQSNISIATSELGTREKLLDRTEDRLETGLINLQKSQTDLESVKIETEAINNKSCETAWMITLQLGSSIIPPSIFDFMK
- a CDS encoding DUF6470 family protein; this encodes MNVLKITSTPIKLSMTSQRARLESRLPDPEVGIIRNPGKLNMKSDHIKVDIDTSRSRDSLGFKTARGLMKDAASAGLKAASDATAQYSRVGNQMMQIQDGVTVSGIIKNQMMAQTNVVTGIAFIPSVGPDISWEPADLSIDFAPAQLAFDPQVQEPAARYVPGELSVNVEQYPKVEIEYMGDPIYVPPSANPAGNEGPQ
- the fliW gene encoding flagellar assembly protein FliW; the protein is MKIETRDFGILEIEERNIITFKQPIFGFEEYTQFVLVNDSNMGNGICWLQSIEQKDICFIMLNPLEVKRDYAPVVMQDILILLQAVPEDDLDCWVLMVIGETFRNSTVNLKSPIIINHKTNLAVQVILDQDYPIRQSIFSQGERDGLC
- the csrA gene encoding carbon storage regulator CsrA; translated protein: MLILSRKKGESIKIGDDIEIFVSEIKGDKVRLGISAPGDMKICRTELYLTMENNKEASDKVDLLKVFQLSRNLKALAQEDEKEVREEKNGSA
- the fliD gene encoding flagellar filament capping protein FliD, which translates into the protein MSSINTVSGNGNKNYVSGLASGMDTESIVKSLLMGTQTKIDKQSGLKQQLEWKQDIYRDLITKINTFSDKYFSYYGSGDTNLMSQSLFKTMTGISSSGAIKISSVSSNAVSSMNISEIQQLATACSVKSSGNVTGEPKGQEADLNALAEGENSFSITLDGVNRTITFTKGATEQDTIDNINQALYRNFGTSVGMSLTDSTAEDGSSIKVMKLVKLNENGKETSEAVDSSRRVIIESAGDNRDTIKHMGFSGGFSNKLDYGTSLKNMNFATPLEGNRYEFQINGVTIKGLTGDSTLSDVISAINSSDAGVRVSYSSAADKFIMESSSTGEISNITMSQTYGNLLTTMFGVEATGVQSSLFSQNITSDNSVDFNTIVENLNSGRDQSLTFQVDGEDYTVKLEGKNGVGNYKNAQAVIDAINSNLSREFGSGKVNFSLEDDPDIAGNSFVAVNSSEHSILFTTANVNDGGADAFGFAENQTNVLGKDTTWDAAGMAGKIKVNGTEVYITGNTTLEKVAVRLQTAITNAVGGNPKVEYKDGRFNITGLTGNVKIEGVEGDITDADGSIIKKNPVEIMFGKKSIQNVPNIKTVTSNAVTDTRILKGNLKLTLEDGTTEVIDVNNLSIPKNFADLAAEIQGIVGAGVSVSYTTDGKIQIQGTSKGFNIEGTDTEGKALMNSLFGQDGMTFSSQMTAQVTAGQNARLTVDGTVIERNSNTFELDGITMELTSEYHDTGTPIRLTTSRDTDKIVDSLKSFVEDYNALVEELNEHLKETANYKKYAPLTDEQKKEMSDKEIELWEEKSKEGLLHNDANITSFLGDMRMVLYSSVEGAGLSLYDIGIETSDNWRDNGKLVIDEDVLKSMAATNPDAICKLFTDRDQGLGTGMQNALKDAANVSSGSPGTMVRYAGTKDVLTTSNTLYEEMKHISETLSNLNTKYQLEKTRYWNQFNAMEQAISNMNSQSSWLTQQFSS